In Halococcus salifodinae DSM 8989, the following are encoded in one genomic region:
- a CDS encoding metal-dependent hydrolase: MHRSGHLGITLIFAAPVILALGLPLGVTVAGTMIIFTGIPDKDQKLDFLPGINHRGITHTLLFGILCGAVMMYGTSYATDLFWTDLTGILSADLVPPREQFTVLIGIGATLGILSHILGDVITVGSKRYGVVVTPYWPISSRIVRFGWCYANNKKWNFGFLTLGILLSGGALLLRLQPQATRISPGIAF; this comes from the coding sequence ATGCATCGCTCCGGTCATCTGGGGATTACGCTCATTTTTGCAGCTCCGGTCATCTTGGCCTTGGGGCTTCCTCTCGGAGTTACTGTCGCCGGAACGATGATCATCTTCACTGGCATTCCTGACAAAGATCAGAAACTCGATTTCCTCCCGGGGATCAACCACCGCGGCATCACGCACACGCTCTTGTTTGGGATACTCTGCGGAGCAGTCATGATGTATGGCACTTCGTATGCTACAGATCTATTCTGGACTGATCTCACAGGAATTCTCTCTGCTGATCTTGTGCCTCCGCGAGAGCAATTCACGGTCCTAATCGGTATCGGGGCTACCCTTGGAATCCTCTCACATATCCTTGGAGATGTGATCACCGTTGGAAGTAAACGATACGGAGTGGTAGTTACCCCATACTGGCCGATCAGCAGTCGTATCGTTCGGTTCGGTTGGTGCTACGCAAACAACAAAAAGTGGAATTTCGGATTTCTGACCCTCGGCATCCTGCTGAGCGGAGGGGCGCTGCTGCTTCGGCTACAGCCACAGGCGACTCGAATTTCGCCCGGTATAGCGTTCTGA